The Alteribacter populi genomic sequence GCCTGCGGGTAGTCTTTTTTTATAATATAAGAATTCATAAGTGGACAGCTACCTTCACGCCGCTCGCTATACGGTTTTTCTTATGGTTCCGAAGTTGAAATGCAGAATGCTTCGCTGTTTTGAGATACGCTATAATAAAACGGAAACACAAAGGAAAGGGGAGTGCAATATGTACCAACTAGAGCCGGTAGCTTATGTGAAAAACAGTCGGAAAGAAATAGAAGATGATAACTGGGGTAACATTCATTCGGTGTTAACATTAACGGGTTCATTTCCTGAAGAAAGCTTGAAAGGAATTGGAGAATTTAGCCACGTCGAAATTATTTTCTATTTTGACCAGGTAAAAGAAGAAAAGATTCAAACCGGAGCGAGGCACCCAAGAAATGATGAGTCGTTGCCGAGAGTCGGAATTTTCGCACAGCGTGGGAAAAACCGTCCGAATCGGATTGGATCGACAATTGTGCGGATCATTAAACATGATGGGAAGAAGCTGTATGTGGAAGGTTTGGATGCAATAGACGGAACCCCCATTTTAGACATTAAACCTGTAATGAACACGTTTCTCCCAAGGGAACCTGTAACCGAACCCGCATGGACAAAAGAAATTATGAAAGAATATTGGAAGTCTGAAAAGAAAGTGAAGCGACCTGTAATAGTGGTGGACTATAACTCGAGTTGGAAGGAGGACTTTCAAAAAGAGGCTGAGAAACTAACAGCTGTATTTGGTAGACAGTTCATGAACATCCACCATATTGGCAGTACCTCTGTTGAAGGCTTAGCCGCAAAGCCGATCATTGACATTCTCATTGAAGTGAGAGACCTGAATGGCGTTGATGTATTTAACCAGTCTATGAAACAGCTGGGTTATGTTGCTCGTGGAGAAAACGGGATACCAGGCCGTCGGTATTTTTATAAAGGAGAAGGGAAGAGCCGTAGTCATCACATTCATGTATTTCAGGAAGGATCAGAGCAAGTAGAGCGGCATCTAGCTTTTCGTGATTATTTACGAGAGCACAGGAAAGAAAGTCTGCGTTACGCTGAACTAAAAAAGAATTTGTCTCGACGGTTCCCTACTGATATTGAAAGCTATCTAAAAGGGAAAGTTCGTTTTGTTGAAGAGCTGGAGCGCAAAGCAGTTTATTGGAAGAATCAAGGCTAGAGAAAATGGGCATCCTCCTAAGGATGCTTTATTTGAAGAGTTTATAAGAGGACAGCTACCTTCACGCCGCTCGTCTCAAGGTAAAACCATCCTTGAGATTTTAGAACAAACGGCGGAAACTAAAGCGTTGCCCGCGGAAAAACGGGCCAGTCAAGACCCCGCAGGGCGCATTTCCCGAGGAGGTTTGGCGGTTCGTCCGCGGAAAGCGTCCGCCTGTAGCGGATTCCAACGAAGGTCTTATTTTATTAAAAAGCAATAATCTTTTAGGAAACTGGTTTAACAAAAGACCGTTATGCGGTTTTCTAAATTATCTTGGTTTCCTATATCGAACAAAAATAAATAGACTAATGGACGTTAGTTCGATATAATGAACATATAAGTGGTGTTGTTCGTTGTAAAGAATGTGAAAGGTGGTGGGACTATGGGTGAAGTGGGAAAAAGAATTAAAAAATACCGTCTTAGAAAAGGCTATTCGATTTCAAGATTGGCAGATGAAAGTGGAATAGCGAAATCATATATTAGTTTTTTAGAGCGAGATCAACGAAAAAACCCGTCTGTAGAAACATTAAAAAAGCTTTCCGTTGTATTAAAAATACCTCTGGAGCTTCTTATGGTGGATGAAAAGCGTGAATCTGTTCTGGAAGTTTTGGATGACGATTGGCTACATTTGATAAAAGAAGCTAAAGAGAGCGGCGTGAGTAAAGAAGAAGTTAAAAACTACATTCGCTTTATTCAATATACTAATTGGAATGAGGAGGTAAAAAGAAATGGAAGGGATTGAACATAAAACCCTTGGCCTATAATAGCCAAGGGTTCTGGGACTGTTTCATATTATAATTGACTTACTTTATCTTTAGAAAATCCCTCAACCGCTGCTGCTGCTGTATCTTTTGCTTCGCTTAAGATTTCTCCTACACGATCTGGGTATTGGTTCATTCCTTCAACAGGAATATGCGTGTAATCGGTAATTCCGATAAAGCCCATGATCCCTCGTAAATATTTATCCGCAAATTCAAAGTCCATGGCTGGACCTTCTGAATACACACCGCCGCGTGCTTGGACGTGGACAACTTTTTTGTCTGTGAGTAAACCTTGCGGGCCCTCTTCAGTGTATTTAAATGTTTTTCCTGCGATCGCAATGTTATCAATAAATGCCTTAAGCTTTGGAGGGTAGCTTAAATTCCACATAGGTGTAACGAATACGTATTTATCCGCTTCTAAAAATTGCTCAAGGAGTTGGTTCATACGAGAAGTAATCGCTTCTTCCTCTTCATTTAGAGGTTGTCCTTTTTGAAGCTTTCCCCAAGCTCCTAAAACCGTTTCATCAATAAGAGGAATATATTCTTTATATAAGTCCAAGCGTTCTACTCGATCCCCTGAATTCTCCTCCTGATACTTTTCGATAAAATGCTCTCCAACCTGTAAACCGAAGGACTCTTCGACAGCTTTAGGATTTGCTGTGATGTATAATACTTTAGCCATTTTCTATTCATCCTTTCTGTTATAACAAAATTTAATGTAGTGGCAATACAAAAGATAGTATATTACTTTTTGTAAGTTAAGTAAAGGAATTTGTTTTTGGGAATTGTTGGGGATCAGAGTAGGCGGGAATTTAAACAAACGTTTGTTTAATTTACGAAAAAGAAAAAGTTCGAGAAGATGCTGTCGAATTACTTATGCTTCATTAAAAAGAAGCAGCTCTCTATGTAATAGAGGCTGCTTCTCTGCGTCAAATTAATCTGTTTTTTTAAAGATCAGAAAGTATAGAGCGGTCAGCTATCTTTTCGTCGCTCGTCTCAAGGAAAAAGCATTCTTGAGAGGAAGTTAATGCGGTTTTATAAAGGCTCTTTTTTAAAAAGATTGTTACTATTTTGCTTAGAAAAAACGCTCGAAATGCAACAACTTTACGGAAACCGCATTAATCAAAGTCGACTATGAGGTTTTTCTTAATGATTGTTTTTGTCCTTAGATGAATCTGAATTTTTTTCATCAGAATCTGGTGTATCCAGTTCTCCGTTTAATTGGTCACTTAAATCTTCGCGTAAATCATCATAGACGCGCTCTTTAAATTCGTCATAAACCTCATCTTTAATGTCATCATAAACTTCTTCTTTTATATCACCGTAAACCTCTTCTTTTATATCGTCGTACACTTCTTCTTTAATATCATCATAGACGTTTTCTTTCATTTTATCGTACATATCGCCGTAAACTTCCTCTTTTACTTTTTTCGTATGCCGGCGTGATTTTCGCTTTTGCTCTACTTTCATATCCCGTCCCATCATCATAATTAATGAGAAGACCATCACGACCATGATCATAGCAAACGGGAGGGCTGCAACAATGGAGGCGGTTTGAAGTCCCTCCAATCCGCCACTCGCTAACAGGACACTGGCAGTACCGGCAATCAAGAATCCCCATATAATTTTGACGCTTAATCGAGGATTTAAGCTTCCACTGCTTGTCATTGCGCCGAGAACGTAAGACGCGGAATCTGCAGAAGTTATAAAGAAAATAATAATGAGCGCTATCGCTAGGAGACTCATAATCATCCCTAATGGCAGTTCACCTAGAGTGACGAATAGGGCTACTTCTACGTTTTCCATAACTAGGTTACCAATTTGTTCGTTTCCGCTTACGATCATATCGAGCGCGGTTCCGCCAAACGCAGTGAACCAAACGGCCGCGAGTAAAGACGGAACAATGAGTACACCAGCTACAAATTCCCGTATTGTTCGGCCGCGAGATATTCGAGCGATAAAGATGCCCATAAACGGAGCCCAAGAGATATGCCAGGCCCAGAAGAATATCGTATAGATGCCTAACCATTCCCCGTCACCAAATGGATCAAGGTCTAAGCTCATTTGTGTGACATTTGCCAAGTACCCACCGATCGTGGTGACGATACTTTCCGCAATAAATAACGATGGTCCCATCACAATCACGAAAATAAGTAAAATGGCGGCGATTGTTAGATTAAGGACACTTAGAATGCGAATCCCTTTATTTACACCGGACGCAGCAGAGAAAATAAAAAGAACGGTAACAATGGCAATAATAATAAAATTAGTAAAGGAATTGTTTGGAATGGCGTTGTTCGTTATATAAGATAGTCCGCCGGTAATTTGCAGAGCACTTAAGCCGAAAGTCGTGGCTACCCCTGTAGATGTGGCTAAGACTGCAAGCGTATCAATACCTTTACCAAATGGACCGTAAATCCGATCTCCCAATAATGGCTGAAAAGCAGAACTAATTAAAGCGGGCTGGTCTTTTCTAAATTGAACATAGCCTAATGTTAATGCTACAAGGGAGAATATCGCCCACGGATGCAATGCCCAATGGAAAACGGCGTACCGTAAACCGGCGTCTGCTTGGGTAGCTGTATCCGCATTTATGTAATCCGGGTGTGGATCGAGGTAATAAAGAGCAGGTTCTGCTACTCCCCAGAACACAAAGCCAACACCAATCCCGGCTGAAAATAACATGCCGATCCAGGTATAAAACTTGTACTCGGGTCGTTCACCTGGTTTTCCCAATTTTAGCTTTCCAAATGGGCTGACTGCTAAAAAAAGAACAAAAGCAATGAAGAGTGCGGTTGAGAGCATGTAGAACCAACCAAAGTTGTCGAGAGTAACGCCCAGAGCATCATTGGAGACGCGGTCTAGTGATTCGGGTCCTATAGCACCCCATAATACAAAAAGTGCTACTAGTGGTGCAGAAATATAAAATACGATGCTAGGTTTTTTCGTTTCGTATTCAAATTTTCTCACATTAAATTCATCCGAATAGCTTCGAATGGTCCTCCTTTCGATATCTGTTTATGTAGATAGCTAGGTAGTCGAGCGTAACAGATGGAATCGGACTCGTAAAGAATTAGAACATATTAACGTTACTTTCCCCTAAAAGAGGTAGATAAAACAAGATTGTACTAACTACGGTGCATGGTGGTAATAAACGTATAACGGTCAGCGCGATAGGACGAGCGGACCAACTCAAGCACACGTCCATCTTTTAAGTGTGTTTTTCGTTGGATTTGTAAGAGTGGTTCACCCTTCTCAACATGAAGGTACTCTTTTTCGTCTGTACTTGCTAGTGTGGCACCGATCACTTGTGTTCCATAGTCAATCGTATGATTAAGCGTATCTTCTACATAGTGATAAAAAGAAGTTTGTATGACATCGGCAGTTAACCCCGGCGTTAAGTCGATTGGAATATAAGATGTTTCAAGTGCAATTGGTGAACCATCTGCCAGACGAACCCTACGGATAAGATAAACTTTTGCACTTGGGTCAATTCCTAACTCTTTGGTAATCGCCGGGTCAACAATTTCTTCGTCAAAGAACAGTAAACGATTGCTAGGAATCATTCCCCTGTTTTTCATATCTTCTGTAAAGCTTGTAAGGCCTTGCAAAGGCTGCGCAATCTTTTTCTCTGCAACGAAGGTTCCTTTTCCTTTTTTTCGAAACAACAGATTTTCATTAACTAAGTTGTTAATTGCTTGGCGCACGGTCATCCTACTTATATTGAAGGTTTCAGCCATCTCTCTTTCAGAAGGCAATATGTCTCCAGGTTGAAACTGTTTATTTTGAATTCTTTCCTTAATATATTCTTCTATTTGATAATAAATGGGCAAAGGAGAGTTCTTGTCAATCAACGCTTTAAGCTCCTTTCGTTAAATTTGTCTTATTATACGCGGATAGTCTGACCGTTTGTTGGATCATCTACTCGGTCATTTTTCTATTTTACACGGTTTGCAGTACGTTTTCATGTTTTTGAGGGAAAAAATGGACGGGAGACAGAAGAACAAATAGTCGGATTGCTTCATGACTTATCCAACACCGCGCTTTCCCATTTTGTTGATGTCGTTTATGAAAAAGAGAGAATACTCCCGCGAATAGATTTTTCGAAGTCTTCTTGAAGGTTATGACGTACCATGAATATTAACGAAGTACGGATATCAATCTGAGAAGGTGCTGGCGATTTCAAACTTACACTATCCTATACTAGAGCAACCTCTATCTGTCCTGTGTGCGGATCGAATTGACTATACGCTCCGGGACCAGCACCTTTATTTCGGAG encodes the following:
- a CDS encoding helix-turn-helix domain-containing protein, which gives rise to MGEVGKRIKKYRLRKGYSISRLADESGIAKSYISFLERDQRKNPSVETLKKLSVVLKIPLELLMVDEKRESVLEVLDDDWLHLIKEAKESGVSKEEVKNYIRFIQYTNWNEEVKRNGRD
- a CDS encoding FMN-dependent NADH-azoreductase yields the protein MAKVLYITANPKAVEESFGLQVGEHFIEKYQEENSGDRVERLDLYKEYIPLIDETVLGAWGKLQKGQPLNEEEEAITSRMNQLLEQFLEADKYVFVTPMWNLSYPPKLKAFIDNIAIAGKTFKYTEEGPQGLLTDKKVVHVQARGGVYSEGPAMDFEFADKYLRGIMGFIGITDYTHIPVEGMNQYPDRVGEILSEAKDTAAAAVEGFSKDKVSQL
- a CDS encoding BCCT family transporter, producing MRKFEYETKKPSIVFYISAPLVALFVLWGAIGPESLDRVSNDALGVTLDNFGWFYMLSTALFIAFVLFLAVSPFGKLKLGKPGERPEYKFYTWIGMLFSAGIGVGFVFWGVAEPALYYLDPHPDYINADTATQADAGLRYAVFHWALHPWAIFSLVALTLGYVQFRKDQPALISSAFQPLLGDRIYGPFGKGIDTLAVLATSTGVATTFGLSALQITGGLSYITNNAIPNNSFTNFIIIAIVTVLFIFSAASGVNKGIRILSVLNLTIAAILLIFVIVMGPSLFIAESIVTTIGGYLANVTQMSLDLDPFGDGEWLGIYTIFFWAWHISWAPFMGIFIARISRGRTIREFVAGVLIVPSLLAAVWFTAFGGTALDMIVSGNEQIGNLVMENVEVALFVTLGELPLGMIMSLLAIALIIIFFITSADSASYVLGAMTSSGSLNPRLSVKIIWGFLIAGTASVLLASGGLEGLQTASIVAALPFAMIMVVMVFSLIMMMGRDMKVEQKRKSRRHTKKVKEEVYGDMYDKMKENVYDDIKEEVYDDIKEEVYGDIKEEVYDDIKDEVYDEFKERVYDDLREDLSDQLNGELDTPDSDEKNSDSSKDKNNH
- a CDS encoding GntR family transcriptional regulator, coding for MIDKNSPLPIYYQIEEYIKERIQNKQFQPGDILPSEREMAETFNISRMTVRQAINNLVNENLLFRKKGKGTFVAEKKIAQPLQGLTSFTEDMKNRGMIPSNRLLFFDEEIVDPAITKELGIDPSAKVYLIRRVRLADGSPIALETSYIPIDLTPGLTADVIQTSFYHYVEDTLNHTIDYGTQVIGATLASTDEKEYLHVEKGEPLLQIQRKTHLKDGRVLELVRSSYRADRYTFITTMHRS